In the genome of Pontibacter actiniarum, the window GGGCAACATCGCGCCGAGCGAGGTCATTCCGCTGGAGACCATCCGCCTGGGCTTGCGTGGAGACACCTTCAGCCACTTCCTGGATATGGAAAAACCCTGCTAGCAGGTTTAAGGATAAAATAAAAAGTACATAAATTGCCCGTCGGTGTGGCCGCACGGGCAATTTCTTTTTAACCAGGCGCACACCAGCTGTCGCAATAACACAAAAAATGGAACGAAGATCTTTACGAGAGTACCTGCTGCTGTTTGCTAAAGGCGTAGGTATGGGTGCCGCTGACGTGGTGCCCGGTGTCTCTGGTGGCACTATTGCCTTTATCACCGGTATTTATGAGGAGCTGCTGGGCTCTATCCGTTCGGTAAACGGCGAGGCGCTAAAGCTGCTGCTGCGCTTCGACTTAAAGGGTTTCTGGAAGCACATTAACGGCAACTTCCTGGTGGTGCTCATCTCAGGCATTCTGTTCTCCATCGCTTCCCTGTCGCGCCTTATCCTGTATCTCCTGGAGAACCATCCGGAGATGCTCTGGTCTTTCTTTTTCGGGTTGATAGTGGCCTCTGCCGTGGTGGTGAGCAAGAAGATCACCCGCTGGACACCCGGTGTGTTACTCGCCGGCCTGGCCGGAGCAGCAATTGCCTACTACATCACAGTGGCCACGCCCACACAAAGTCCGGAGGCGTATTGGTTTATCTTTCTGTCTGGCGCCATTGCCATCTGCGCCATGATTCTGCCGGGTATCTCCGGGAGCTTCCTGCTGGTGCTGCTGGCCAAGTATGAGTTTATACTTAACGCCGTAAAAGAGCTGCGGGTCGATATTGTGGCCGTGTTTGGCGTTGGCTGCGTTACCGGGATACTGGCCTTCTCGCATGTGCTTAACTACATGCTGAAGCGGCATCATAATGTAACAGTGGCCCTGCTTACGGGCTTTATGGTCGGCTCGCTGAACAAAGTGTGGCCGTGGAAGCAAACGCTGGAAACCTATACCGACCGCCACGGGGAGGTAAAGCCGCTGGTGCAGGAAAACGTGCTGCCCGGAAGCTACGAAGCCCTCACAGGGCAGGAGCCGTACCTGATGTACGGCATACTGCTGGCCGTTTTTGGCTTTATGCTGGTGTACTTCGTGGACCGCATCACCGACGACACCACCACCCCTCAGGTTAAAGTATAGGCGTATGCGCAGGTTCGGACTCATCGGTAAAAAGCTGGGGCACTCGTTCTCTAAGAAGTACTTTACAGAGAAGTTTGCCCGCGAAGGCATAGCAGATGCTGCCTATGAGCTGTATGAGCTACCGCAGGTAGAGGCGCTGCCGGCGCTGCTGCGGCAAGAGCCGGAGCTGGTGGGGCTGAACGTGACCGTGCCTTACAAGGAGCAGGTAATGCCGCTGCTGGACGAGTTGGATGCCGCTGCTGCTAAAATCGGTGCGGTGAATACCATCAAGATAAGCGGCGGTAAGGCAAAAGGCTACAACACCGACTTCCTGGGTTTTAAAGGCTCCTTGGAGGATTTTTACCCGGAGCAGGAGCGAGGGCAGGCGCTGGTGCTGGGCACGGGTGGCGCGGCCAAAGCCGTCTGGGCAGCCCTGGATGCCTTGGGTGTACCGTACGTGCGGGTGTCGCGGCAGGAGGCGGAGGGCCAGCTAAGCTACAGGCAGCTGACGCCGGCGCTGCTGCAAAAGTATAACCTGGTCGTGAATACCACCCCGCTGGGCATGTACCCGCAGGTGCAGGAGGCGCCGGAGCTGCCCTACAGTAGCATAACGCCTGAGCACTACATCTACGATTTGGTGTACAACCCCGAACAAACGCTGCTCATGCAGAGAAGTGCCGCTAACGGCGCTAAAACCCTCAATGGCCTGCCGATGCTTTATCGCCAGGCCGACGCTGCCTGGAGCATTTGGAATTCCGAATATTAAACAGTACAATTGTAAAGGCACTAAAAAGTATGCCTGCAGTGCAACTTTGTCCTGTGTTATGTGCGTAGAAGGAGGGAAGTACCCAACTCCCGATACCATGCCGCACTTTAACACCCTAAAGCATAAAGCGCATGCTTTCAACACTGCCGTCTACGCGTTGTACCTATCCTACCGCGATAGCCGTGTAAAGTGGTATGTGCGGGTGCTGCTGGCCCTGGCTATCGGTTATGCCCTTAGCCCGTTGGACCTGGTGCCGGACCTGAGGGTAGTTTTCGGGTACCTGGATGATGTGTTGCTGGTGACGCTGGGGCTGTTCGGCTCTTACCGGCTGGTTCCAAAGCAGGTGGTGCAAGAGGCACAGCATCAGGCATACGAGGAGATGGGCTACGAAAGCGGTAACCCGGTCGTGGCCCTGAAAGTGATCAGCTATACTTGGCTGCTGCTGCTGACGCTAACAGCGCTGATCGGCTACAAAATTTTATTTCTGGATATACTCTACTAAGTATAAAGTGCTTCCGAGCAAGGTTTAAGATGATTTACAACTACTAAGAGCTTGCTGCGAAAGAGAAAGCCTCCCATACCCGGGAGGCTTTTGTTTTTTTACCCCGTGCACACTTGTAGTAGCCTTGCCGCTGTTTGGGGGGCGACTTTTGCGTCCCCGGAAAGCAGGCTTTTCCCATTTGCTTCCGGCTGGCAATTAAGCGTTGCCCTGAACCGCTGTTCCCTTCCTGCTTTACGCTCTTTGCCACCTTGCTTGCATGTCCTTAATTGCGGAATGCAGCATGCGGCTGCTTCTAATGATATATTGGATTATGGGTAGCTACTTTTAAATAATTCTTTTAGAAGGTGTGGCTTCAACCATCGGATTTTCATAGCTTTACCTGCTGGCGGAGCGGCTTTGTGAGCACGCGCCCGGGCAGCCAACTGTTCCATAATTATTTTTTACCTGCTTGCAACCATCCGGCTCTGCGTGGAATCATAGAGGTACACAAGCGTAAAACAGGCAGCACTTGAAGCTTTTTTCAAAACCTAAATCTGACGAGGAAAAACTCATAGACGGATGCATCGCGGGCAAGCGCGACATGCAGCGCCTGCTCTATGACCTGTATTCCAAGAAAATGATGGCGGTGTGCCTGCGTTACGCGCCCACGACCTTTGAGGCGGAGGATATTATGCAGGATGCCTTTGTGAAGGTGTTCAACAATCTCCAGACCTTTAAAAGGGATTGCCCGGTGGAGTTCTGGATTCGCCGCATCATGATCAACACGGCCCTAAAGCATCTGCGCAGCAAGCAGCTGCTGACGGTGTCGCATGAGTCGGAGGAGGTAGCAAACCTTAGCGCTGATGATGTGAACCTAAGCGGCTACTCCCTGGACGAACTCCTAAGTATGATCCAGAGCCTCGCGCCACGCTACCGCATGGTGTTTAACCTTTATGCCATAGAGGGTTACAACCACAAAGAGATTGGCGAGATGCTGGGCATATCAGAGGGAACTTCAAAATCACAGTATTCACGTGCCAGAGTCATACTTCAGAATATGCTTCTGCGCCAGGAAGAAAACATTAAGGAACATGTCATCAGCAACTAATAACCAGCGGGGGAGAATGGAAGAAGAGTTCCAGCGCCGCATGCACGACGCTGAGGCTTCTCCGTCCGCAGACCTTTGGTCTCGCATAGACCACCAGCTTACGGTGCAGGAAAACGGGCAGTACAAGCGCGGCATGCTGTTCTACAGGCAGCTGGCCGCAGCCTGTGTCACGCTGCTGATCGTAGCGGGAGGCCTGGCGGTGTACTATCTCCAAGGCGCAGCGCCTGCACCACTGGCGCATGTGCAGCCGGGGCAAAGCGCGGCGGCGGCTGTGGCCTCTGCAGGCATGGCGGCGGCAACGGCAGAAGAAAGGCCTGTAACCGACGAAGCCATTGCTGCGGCAATGCAGGAGGCCGTGCAGCAGCCGGTAGTCGTAAGGCGGCCTGCGCAGGCGGCAAAACCAAAGCTGGCGAAGAAATCAGCATCCGGCTCCGCGCAAACAGGGGCGACACCAG includes:
- a CDS encoding DUF368 domain-containing protein, which produces MERRSLREYLLLFAKGVGMGAADVVPGVSGGTIAFITGIYEELLGSIRSVNGEALKLLLRFDLKGFWKHINGNFLVVLISGILFSIASLSRLILYLLENHPEMLWSFFFGLIVASAVVVSKKITRWTPGVLLAGLAGAAIAYYITVATPTQSPEAYWFIFLSGAIAICAMILPGISGSFLLVLLAKYEFILNAVKELRVDIVAVFGVGCVTGILAFSHVLNYMLKRHHNVTVALLTGFMVGSLNKVWPWKQTLETYTDRHGEVKPLVQENVLPGSYEALTGQEPYLMYGILLAVFGFMLVYFVDRITDDTTTPQVKV
- a CDS encoding shikimate dehydrogenase family protein, which gives rise to MRRFGLIGKKLGHSFSKKYFTEKFAREGIADAAYELYELPQVEALPALLRQEPELVGLNVTVPYKEQVMPLLDELDAAAAKIGAVNTIKISGGKAKGYNTDFLGFKGSLEDFYPEQERGQALVLGTGGAAKAVWAALDALGVPYVRVSRQEAEGQLSYRQLTPALLQKYNLVVNTTPLGMYPQVQEAPELPYSSITPEHYIYDLVYNPEQTLLMQRSAANGAKTLNGLPMLYRQADAAWSIWNSEY
- a CDS encoding YkvA family protein; its protein translation is MPHFNTLKHKAHAFNTAVYALYLSYRDSRVKWYVRVLLALAIGYALSPLDLVPDLRVVFGYLDDVLLVTLGLFGSYRLVPKQVVQEAQHQAYEEMGYESGNPVVALKVISYTWLLLLTLTALIGYKILFLDILY
- a CDS encoding RNA polymerase sigma factor; this translates as MKLFSKPKSDEEKLIDGCIAGKRDMQRLLYDLYSKKMMAVCLRYAPTTFEAEDIMQDAFVKVFNNLQTFKRDCPVEFWIRRIMINTALKHLRSKQLLTVSHESEEVANLSADDVNLSGYSLDELLSMIQSLAPRYRMVFNLYAIEGYNHKEIGEMLGISEGTSKSQYSRARVILQNMLLRQEENIKEHVISN